One genomic window of Punica granatum isolate Tunisia-2019 chromosome 1, ASM765513v2, whole genome shotgun sequence includes the following:
- the LOC116207851 gene encoding uncharacterized protein LOC116207851, whose amino-acid sequence MADSISALTNSTSGTINSSQPHSLPATVSTEIINPNQLLPLPATVPTIPVKLNGNNYFFWQGIMSALLETYDLLGYVEGDIPAPEKTISRDGIIVPNPAFRQWVMRDKFALTCIILALTEEIGCNIVGLKTSREAWTALETMFLAQTAAQIDFLEQQWRNLRKEGKTVLKYINSVRQLATRFAQIGKPKSSEQINRAIVTGLGLDLEPLVLALSPSLTAMTTNELTNLLLHNESRRLSASTVTQSVMALT is encoded by the coding sequence ATGGCTGATTCAATCTCTGCCTTAACCAATTCTACCTCTGGAACAATCAATTCCAGTCAACCTCACTCTTTACCTGCAACAGTTTCCACCGAAATAATCAATCCCAATCAGCTCCTACCTCTACCTGCAACAGTCCCCACCATACCGGTTAAGCTAAATggcaataattattttttctggCAGGGCATTATGAGTGCACTACTGGAAACTTACGATCTACTTGGCTATGTCGAAGGGGATATTCCAGCTCCAGAGAAAACAATTTCAAGGGATGGTATCATTGTTCCCAATCCAGCTTTCAGGCAGTGGGTAATGAGAGACAAATTTGCTCTTACCTGTATTATACTTGCTCTGACAGAAGAGATTGGCTGCAATATCGTCGGTCTGAAGACTTCCCGTGAAGCATGGACCGCACTCGAGACTATGTTTCTTGCACAGACAGCAGCTCAGATTGATTTTCTTGAACAGCAATGGCGCAATCTGCGAAAAGAAGGCAAGACAGTACTGAAATACATCAATTCAGTGCGACAATTAGCAACAAGATTTGCTCAGATCGGAAAACCAAAATCATCTGAGCAAATTAATCGAGCCATTGTAACAGGTCTCGGGTTAGACTTGGAACCGCTAGTTCTCGCACTCTCTCCGTCTCTCACTGCCATGACAACCAATGAACTTACCAATCTCCTCCTTCATAATGAGTCTCGACGCCTTTCTGCCTCCACCGTGACACAATCGGTCATGGCACTGACCTAA
- the LOC116197688 gene encoding 50S ribosomal protein L1, chloroplastic: MATCAAASSLMLTYASSAVCHQDLNNPSLLSFKSPNPLLKPPSLCSLVLSSRGVRSSKCVSLYSQECYGVRSRSGASLVVAAVAAEAEVAEEGVEEEGGAVSTVAPPKPKKGKAALPLKRDRTRSKRFLEIQKLRENKKEYDLKTAISLLKRTSGTKFVETVEAHFRLNIDPKYNDQQLRATVNLPKGTGQTVRVAVLTQGEMFDEAKNAGADLVGGDDLIEQIKGGFMDFDKLIASEDMMPKVASLGRILGPRGLMPNPKTGTVAKSNQLLKAIEEFKQGKVQYRADKTGIVHIPFGKVDFPEEDLLVNFLAAVKSIEANKPSGAKGVYWKSAHVCSSMGPSIRLNIREMLEYKLPANV, from the exons ATGGCGACCTGCGCTGCTGCCTCGTCGCTCATGCTCACCTACGCGTCCTCCGCAGTATGTCACCAAGACCTCAATAatccctctctcctctccttcaAGTCCCCCAACCCTCTCCTCAAGCCCCCGTCCCTTTGCTCTCTGGTGCTGAGCTCGAGGGGAGTCAGGTCGAGCAAGTGCGTCAGCTTGTACTCGCAGGAATGTTACGGAGTCAGGAGCCGGAGCGGCGCGTCCCTTGTGGTGGCTGCTGTTGCAGCCGAGGCTGAGGTGGCCGAGGAGGGAGTGGAGGAGGAGGGTGGCGCTGTGTCGACTGTCGCTCCTCCCAAGCCTAAGAAGGGGAAGGCCGCATTGCCGCTCAAGAGGGACAGA ACAAGGTCTAAGAGATTcttggaaattcaaaaattgagagaaaacaaaaaggagTACGATTTGAAGACAGCAATTTCTTTACTCAAACGGACGTCGGGTACTAAGTTTGTTGAAACTGTAGAAGCCCATTTTCGTCTCAACATCGACCCCAAGTATAACGATCAACAGCTTAGGGCAACG GTTAATTTGCCAAAAGGAACGGGACAGACTGTTCGAGTGGCAGTGCTTACTCAAG GTGAGATGTTCGATGAAGCCAAAAATGCAGGAGCGGATTTGGTTGGTGGGGATGACCTGATTGAACAGATTAAAGGAGGATTCATGGATTTTGACAAATTGATTGCTTCTGAAGACATGATGCCCAAG GTCGCCAGCCTGGGGAGGATTCTGGGACCAAGGGGACTGATGCCTAATCCAAAAACCGGCACAGTCGCAAAAAGCAATCAG TTATTGAAGGCAATAGAAGAATTTAAGCAGGGAAAAGTTCAATACAGAGCTGATAAAACTGGGATAGTGCATATTCCTTTTGGGAAGGTCGACTTTCCTGAGGAAGATCTCCTTGTGAATTTTCTGGCTGCAGTA AAATCTATCGAGGCGAACAAGCCGTCTGGTGCTAAAGGAGTGTACTGGAAGAGTGCGCATGTGTGCTCCTCAATGGGGCCTTCTATTCGGCTAAACATAAGGGAGATGCTGGAGTACAAGCTCCCTGCAAATGTCTAG
- the LOC116195257 gene encoding beta-xylosidase/alpha-L-arabinofuranosidase 2-like: MTMRNRRLCFCFNSSVSLCLALCLGSVWLDLAPLSRVSAQTDLDPVPRVSAQTPAFACDVESNPTLMGFPFCNASLGVQDRVADLVKRLTLREKIGFMGNDSVPVSRLGIPRYVWWNEALHGITKTGPGGPQGAGTTRFTSIVPAATSFPQVILTAASFNTTLFKTIGKVVSTEARAMHNVGVAGLTFWAPNVNIFRDPRWGRGQETPGEDPLLSSKYGAGYVRGLQQRDDGDPDRLKVAACCKHYTAYDLEDWKGVDRFHFNAIVTQQDMEDTFQPSLKSCVVDGNAAGLMCSYNQVNGKPACADPDLLDRVVRGQWKLNGYIVTDCDAVDVLFSNQHYTKTAAEAAAASIRAGVDVDCGPFLGRHTQDAVTAGLLDEATIDKAVSNNFATLMRLGFFDGHPRKHPLYGKLGPADVCKPENQEFAIEAARQSIVLLKNAEGTLPLALSSIKSLAVIGPNANATKSMLGNYAGIPCKYVTPLQGLNAYAPTTYAPGCLNNASCTTVQLDDAKKLAASADATVLVMGVEGKKIEGEGRDRVGLLLPGKQALLVSEVANASKGPVILVIMSGGGVDIQFAKDNDKIKGILWVGYPGGAGGAAMADIIFGAYNPSGRLPITWYPQSYVEKVPMTNMNMRPDPATGYPGRTYRFYSGDTVYSFGDGLSYSKFTYHLDKAPKLVSVPSNRTCKSSDKGKSVYADKQTCRNLGFDIHLRVKNLGEMSGHHSVLLFSSPPSVHGSPRKQLLGFKKIFVRAHGETPVRFRVDVCKDLSVVDEFGIRMIALGKYVLRVGDLKYSLSVGV, encoded by the exons ATGACCATGAGAAACAGGAGACTCTGTTTCTGTTTCAACTCATCTGTTTCGCTCTGTTTGGCCCTCTGCCTCGGCTCCGTTTGGTTGGACTTGGCCCCTCTGTCTCGGGTCTCAGCCCAGACGGACTTGGACCCTGTGCCTCGGGTCTCGGCCCAGACGCCCGCCTTCGCCTGCGATGTCGAGTCGAACCCGACCTTGATGGGTTTCCCATTCTGCAATGCCAGCCTCGGGGTTCAGGATAGGGTCGCGGACTTGGTCAAGAGGCTCACCCTGCGGGAGAAGATCGGTTTCATGGGGAACGATTCTGTACCCGTGAGCAGACTCGGGATACCCAGGTACGTGTGGTGGAACGAGGCTCTACATGGAATCACCAAGACTGGCCCCGGTGGCCCCCAAGGTGCCGGAACCACCCGGTTCACCAGCATAGTGCCGGCAGCAACCAGCTTCCCTCAGGTTATCCTCACCGCAGCTTCGTTCAATACCACACTGTTCAAAACCATCGGAAAG GTGGTTTCAACCGAAGCGCGAGCAATGCACAATGTGGGGGTGGCCGGCCTCACGTTTTGGGCCCCAAACGTTAACATATTCCGGGACCCAAGATGGGGAAGAGGGCAAGAGACTCCCGGGGAGGACCCGTTGCTCAGCAGCAAGTACGGGGCTGGTTACGTGAGAGGCCTGCAGCAGAGAGATGACGGTGATCCGGACAGGCTCAAGGTCGCTGCCTGCTGCAAGCATTACACGGCATACGACTTGGAAGACTGGAAGGGAGTTGACCGattccacttcaatgccatt GTGACTCAACAAGACATGGAGGATACGTTCCAACCATCTCTGAAGAGCTGCGTTGTTGATGGGAATGCCGCTGGACTTATGTGTTCGTACAACCAAGTTAATGGCAAGCCTGCCTGCGCAGACCCAGACCTTCTTGACAGAGTTGTTCGGGGCCAATGGAAACTGAACGG CTACATCGTTACCGACTGCGATGCGGTGGACGTGTTATTCAGCAACCAGCACTACACCAAGACAGCAGCAGAGGCTGCTGCTGCATCCATTCGGGCTG GGGTTGACGTGGACTGCGGACCATTCCTAGGCCGGCACACTCAGGATGCTGTGACCGCCGGCCTCCTGGACGAGGCTACCATCGACAAGGCCGTCTCGAACAACTTCGCCACTCTGATGCGGCTTGGCTTCTTCGACGGCCACCCGAGGAAGCATCCGCTCTACGGCAAGCTTGGCCCCGCGGATGTGTGCAAGCCCGAGAACCAGGAGTTTGCCATTGAGGCTGCAAGGCAGAGCATTGTGCTGCTCAAGAACGCCGAAGGCACCCTGCCTCTCGCCTTGTCGTCGATCAAATCCCTGGCGGTGATCGGGCCTAACGCTAACGCCACCAAGAGCATGCTCGGGAACTATGCAG GCATTCCGTGCAAGTACGTTACTCCCCTTCAGGGCCTGAATGCGTATGCCCCCACCACCTATGCTCCGGGTTGTCTTAACAACGCGTCCTGCACCACGGTTCAGCTCGATGACGCAAAGAAACTTGCGGCCTCAGCTGATGCCACGGTGCTCGTAATGGGCGTTGAAGGTAAAAAAATCGAAGGTGAAGGTCGGGACAGGGTCGGCCTCCTTCTCCCGGGGAAGCAGGCCCTCCTGGTATCAGAGGTCGCGAATGCGTCCAAAGGACCAGTGATCCTCGTGATCATGTCCGGAGGGGGAGTGGACATTCAGTTCGCGAAGGATAACGATAAGATCAAGGGCATTTTGTGGGTGGGTTACCCTGGCGGAGCCGGAGGAGCTGCGATGGCCGACATAATTTTCGGGGCCTACAATCCTA GTGGAAGACTCCCAATCACATGGTACCCGCAATCATACGTGGAAAAGGTCCCCATGACAAACATGAACATGAGGCCTGACCCGGCCACGGGCTACCCAGGGCGGACGTATCGGTTCTACAGCGGCGATACGGTCTATTCATTTGGTGATGGACTGAGCTACTCGAAGTTCACTTACCACCTGGACAAGGCACCGAAGCTGGTGTCTGTCCCGTCAAATCGCACTTGCAAATCATCGGACAAAGGCAAGTCCGTATATGCCGACAAACAGACATGCCGAAACCTAGGATTCGACATCCACTTGCGTGTCAAGAACTTGGGCGAGATGAGCGGGCACCACTCGGTGCTCTTGTTCAGCAGCCCGCCCTCGGTCCACGGGTCGCCTAGGAAACAGCTGCTGGGCTTCAAGAAGATCTTTGTCAGGGCCCACGGCGAGACCCCGGTGAGGTTCAGGGTGGACGTGTGCAAGGACCTCAGCGTGGTCGATGAATTTGGGATCCGGATGATCGCCCTAGGGAAGTACGTGCTTCGCGTAGGGGACTTGAAATATTCGTTGAGCGTGGGGGTTTGA
- the LOC116192727 gene encoding protein RETICULATA-RELATED 4, chloroplastic-like — MAFTFFSTKLSTPYYYLTVPSSPHTLNSLVSQPFPTFNCLLNLPLHHHSPYHGSRTLLARSRNGGSPVRTGGGGGGGGRGGGDGRGGGDEDGAFHNRREALMVLTKLRRPVETLPKDLAAAIEAGKIPGSVVERFLELEKQLIFRWLLQFGGFAERLLGDDLFLAKVAMECGVGIFTKTAAEWERRRDNFAKELDFVFADVVMALIADFMLVWLPAPTVSLRRPLAISAGTLSKFFYGCPDNAFQVALAGTSYSLLQRVGAIVRNGAKLFAVGTGASLVGTALTNLLINARKVFDKSFAVDGEEVPVLSTSAAYGTYMSVSSNLRYQVLAGVIEQRILEPWLHNHKLVLSAICFAFRTGNTFLGSLLWVDFVRWIGIQRTRER; from the exons ATGGCTTTCACCTTCTTCTCCACAAAGCTCTCCACTCCCTACTACTACCTTACCGTTCCATCATCCCCTCACACCCTCAACTCTCTTGTTTCTCAGCCCTTCCCCACCTTCAACTGCCTTCTCAACCTCCCTCTCCACCACCATTCTCCCTACCACGGCAGCCGAACACTCTTAGCTCGATCTAGAAATGGAGGCAGCCCCGTTAGAactggtggtggtggtggtggcggTGGCAGAGGAGGAGGTGATGGACGCGGAGGTGGGGACGAGGATGGTGCCTTCCATAACAGAAGAGAAGCTCTTATGGTTCTCACAAAG CTGAGGAGGCCGGTTGAGACCCTGCCAAAGGATCTGGCGGCAGCAATAGAGGCTGGGAAGATCCCAGGATCGGTGGTGGAGAGGTTCTTGGAGCTTGAGAAGCAATTGATTTTCCGATGGCTGCTTCAGTTTGGAGGGTTTGCAGAACGGCTTCTCGGCGATGATCTCTTCTTGGCTAAGGTCGCCATGGAGTGTGGTGTTGGCATCTTCACCAAA ACAGCTGCGGAGTGGGAGCGACGTAGGGACAACTTCGCGAAGGAGCTCGATTTTGTGTTTGCGGATGTG GTGATGGCCTTAATAGCAGATTTTATGCTGGTTTGGCTACCTGCTCCCACGGTCTCCCTGCGGCGTCCACTTGCAATCAGTGCAGGGACTTTGTCTAAGTTCTTCTATGGCTGCCCCGATAACGCATTTCAG GTGGCTTTGGCAGGAACATCATATTCGCTGTTGCAGAGAGTCGGCGCAATAGTG CGTAACGGGGCCAAGCTTTTCGCAGTAGGCACGGGTGCTTCATTG GTGGGGACTGCATTGACGAACTTGCTGATCAATGCCCGGAAGGTCTTCGATAAGTCTTTCGCCGTCGACGGAGAAGAAGTGCCCGTCTTATCCACCAGTGCTGCCTATGGAACCTATATGTCAGTTTCAAGCAATCTCAG GTATCAGGTGCTGGCAGGAGTGATCGAGCAGCGGATCCTCGAGCCATGGCTACATAACCACAAGCTCGTTCTCAGTGCAATTTGTTTCGCCTTTAGAACTGGCAACACTTTCTTGGGCTCCCTATT GTGGGTGGATTTCGTTCGCTGGATTGGCATTCAGAGGACCCGAGAACGGTAA
- the LOC116192728 gene encoding uncharacterized protein LOC116192728, translating into MTQKTALFKGQKKKKSIPPSRHGKVPQTRKGKRFVKPSKVTRDMETDREVSKFINQCNEIKAATAANKEGGQLSVVKVQSESTGGEKK; encoded by the exons ATGACGCAGAAAACGGCCCTCTTCAAAGgccaaaagaagaagaaatcaatcCCCCCCAGTCGCCATGGCAAAGTACCTCAAACCCGCAAAG GGAAGAGATTCGTCAAGCCGTCGAAGGTCACCAGGGACATGGAGACGGATCGA GAGGTAAGCAAGTTTATAAACCAGTGCAACGAGATTAAAGCGGCCACTGCTGCAAATAAAGAAGGTGGCCAGTTGAGTGTTGTGAAAGTTCAATCGGAGTCCACGGGTGGCGAGAAGAAGTAG